A single Gambusia affinis linkage group LG22, SWU_Gaff_1.0, whole genome shotgun sequence DNA region contains:
- the tlr5a gene encoding toll-like receptor 5 codes for MWLLVLQLICAAFYLQPATCHPSCQIRGQIAYCSAKNLTRVPVLPPNITHLYLDVNFIHEIDKTSLRDFEELQELDLGSQKVSLTIRNDSFLRQRKLTRLVLGDNVGLKLEPRAFAGLVRLRDLWLDYCSLTDSILAENYLESLLSLEKLNLSGNKIVRLNPGQFFWNLTKFSQLILELNPLEKICEKDLVGFQGKSFYLLNLRSNSFFRSDVDWKDCGNPFKGMAFNILDISGSGMNLETLKLFFRAIRGTPIAHLKCSGSHGKDFSYNNLPDPDKDTFQGLEESSVVHLDLSGSKIFALKTGVFRALKDVQMIDISQNKINFIETNAFIGLQRNLLHLNLSSNLLGEIRSDTFRTLTNLLILDLSNNHIGVLGDKAFSGLPELQHLHLKGNSLRQLASPAPLPNLQFLLLQDNKLTSISSIVSLWNSSVYLDISENRFTNLEDIYVILTHFKHLLYFLYGGNTILWCTINTGVSMPPGNSLALLDLHGSSLQISWAKGQCLDIFDNFQNLIGLNISLNSLMTLPHGIFRGLTSIRNIDLSSNALTYLEANVFPASVKSLYLSNNFLASPDPMTFHSLSTLDLSGNRFHCDCALEGFLKWLNTTNVTFLSPAQEYRCEFPASVHNLPLLEFSTKMESCEDEEKDVQAFQLALFICSAILVFSLVLSGIVYARLRGQIFIIYKKIINRVLEGPKPPAQENNWQYDAFLCFSNSDYRWVEAALLKKLDNQFAEENLFHCCFEARDFLPGEDHLSNIRDAIWGSRKTLCIVSKEFLKDGWCLEAFTLAQGRMLEELTNVLVMMVVGKVAHYQLMKCNAVRAFVQRREYLTWPEDPQDLEWFYERLVSLILTDTKVKKFAEDKPKVVKTDCQPPAQDMIPLENIRVVAN; via the exons ATGTGGCTGCTGGTCCTTCAGCTGATCTGCGCTGCCTTCTACCTACAG CCAGCAACATGTCACCCATCATGCCAGATACGGGGACAAATAGCCTACTGCTCCGCCAAGAACCTCACCAGGGTCCCTGTTCTGCCTCCCAACATCACCCATTTATATTTGGATGTAAACTTCATCCATGAGATAGACAAGACTTCTCTCAGAGACTTCGAGGAACTCCAGGAATTAGACCTGGGAAGCCAGAAAGTAAGCCTCACCATTAGGAACGACTCCTTCCTCAGGCAGAGAAAGTTGACCAGACTGGTTCTCGGAGACAATGTTGGCCTTAAGCTGGAGCCGCGGGCGTTCGCCGGGCTGGTCAGGTTAAGAGACCTCTGGCTGGATTACTGCTCTTTGACTGACTCCATACTGGCAGAAAACTACCTGGAGTCACTTCTGTCATTGGAAAAGCTCAACCTCTCCGGGAACAAAATAGTGAGACTCAATCCGGGTCAGTTCTTTTGGAATCTCACAAAGTTCTCACAGTTAATTCTTGAGCTGAATCCCCTTGAGAAAATATGCGAGAAAGACTTAGTTGGCTTCCAGGGGAAATCATTTTACCTCCTGAACTTGCGGTCGAACAGTTTCTTCAGATCTGACGTTGACTGGAAGGACTGCGGAAACCCTTTCAAAGGGATGGCCTTCAATATCCTTGATATCTCAGGAAGTGGAATGAATTTGGAgacattaaaattgtttttcagagcAATCAGGGGGACTCCAATTGCTCATCTTAAATGTTCTGGAAGTCATGGAAAAGACTTTTCCTATAACAACCTGCCTGACCCAGACAAAGACACTTTTCAAGGCCTCGAAGAGAGTTCAGTTGTTCATTTAGATCTATCAGGGAGCaagatttttgctttaaagacTGGAGTCTTTAGAGCTCTGAAAGACGTGCAGATGATTGATATCTCCCAGAATAAGATCAACTTTATTGAGACAAACGCCTTCATTGGTCTGCAGAGGAACCTGCTACATCTCAACCTGTCATCCAATCTGTTAGGAGAGATCCGCTCCGACACCTTCAGGACTCTGACAAACCTTCTCATTTTGGACTTGTCTAACAACCACATTGGTGTTCTTGGAGACAAGGCCTTCAGTGGTCTTCCCGAGTTACAGCATTTACATCTGAAAGGAAACTCTCTGCGACAGCTAGCATCTCCTGCGCCGCTACCGAATTTACAGTTCCTCCTCCTACAAGACAATAAGTTGACTTCCATCAGCAGCATTGTTAGCTTGTGGAACAGCAGTGTCTATTTAGATATTTCAGAAAACAGATTCACAAACCTGGAGgacatttatgtcattttaactCATTTCAAGCATCTGCTGTACTTTTTGTACGGGGGCAACACCATTTTGTGGTGCACTATAAATACAGGGGTCTCCATGCCTCCTGGTAATAGTTTGGCTTTGTTGGACCTTCATGGCAGTTCCCTCCAGATCTCTTGGGCAAAGGGGCAATGCCTGGACATATTTGATAATTTTCAGAATCTGATTGGTTTAAATATCAGCCTCAATTCCCTTATGACCCTTCCTCATGGGATATTCAGGGGTCTCACCTCGATTAGAAATATCGACCTTTCGTCCAATGCCTTGACCTATCTGGAGGCCAATGTATTCCCAGCCAGCGTAAAATCGCTCTACCTCTCAAACAACTTCCTAGCCTCTCCTGATCCCATGACTTTCCACTCGCTCAGCACCCTCGACCTTTCAGGAAATCGGTTCCACTGTGATTGCGCTCTGGAGGGCTTCCTGAAGTGGCTGAACACGACCAATGTGACTTTCCTGAGCCCGGCTCAGGAATACAGATGTGAGTTCCCAGCTTCTGTCCACAATCTTCCCCTATTGGAGTTTTCCACCAAAATGGAGTCATGTGAAGATGAGGAAAAAGACGTTCAGGCTTTTCAGTTGGCTCTTTTCATCTGCTCCGCCATTCTTGTCTTCAGCCTTGTACTCAGCGGGATTGTTTACGCCCGCCTACGAGGGCAAATATTCATTATCTACAAAAAGATCATCAACAGGGTTCTTGAAGGACCCAAACCGCCTGCCCAAGAAAATAACTGGCAATACGATGCCTTTCTGTGCTTCAGCAACAGCGACTACAGGTGGGTGGAGGCCGCCTTGCTGAAGAAGCTAGACAACCAGTTTGCAGAAGAGAACTTGTTCCACTGTTGCTTCGAAGCTAGAGACTTTCTACCTGGGGAGGATCATCTGTCAAACATCAGGGATGCCATTTGGGGAAGCAGGAAGACCTTGTGCATCGTCTCCAAGGAGTTCCTCAAAG ATGGCTGGTGTTTGGAGGCGTTCACTTTAGCCCAGGGCCGCATGTTAGAGGAGCTGACCAACGTCCTGGTTATGATGGTGGTAGGGAAG GTTGCTCACTACCAGCTGATGAAGTGCAATGCAGTCAGAGCCTTTGTCCAGAGGAGAGAGTACCTCACCTGGCCTGAGGACCCTCAGGACCTGGAGTGGTTCTATGAGCGGCTTGTCTCGCTGATCCTCACAGACACCAAGGTGAAGAAGTTTGCTGAGGACAAGCCTAAGGTTGTGAAGACAGATTGTCAACCTCCTGCTCAAGACATGATTCCACTTGAGAACATCAGAGTCGTTGCCAACTAA